The genomic stretch GCGAATGCAGCGGGAAAATACGCTCCACGCCAACACCCATGGAAATTTTCCGGACGGTGAACGTCTCATCGAGTCCGCCGCTATGCCGGCCGATCACGGTACCCTGGAAGGCCTGCAGGCGCTCCTTATCACCTTCGATAACGCGCACCGAGACACTGACGGTGTCTCCGGGGACAAAGCTCGGAACGTCTTTGCGCAGGTCATCTTGGGTCCAATTCGAAATGCGGTTCATGATAGTTACTTATGGTTTCGTCTGTCTTTTTCAAACTCAGGATGGGCCGCCAGCCAGGCGTTCCACAAATCCGGGCGGCGTTCTCTCGTACGCCCAACGCGCTGATCCATTCGCCAGCGCCGGATATTCTCGTGATGCCCGCTGAGCAATGCCTCAGGCACCCGCCGCCCATTAATCTCTTCGGGACGCGTGTAGTAGGGCGCGTCGAGCAGGCCATCTTCAAAACTGTCCGTGTCCGCCGACTCCGGATCGCTGATCACTCCGGGCAGCAGCCGCACCATCGCGTCAACAAGCACCGCGGCCGGAATTTCTCCGCCGCTGAGCACATAGTCGCCGATGGAGACTTCGTGCCATTCGTCGCGCTCAAAGACCCTGCCGTCGACATCCTTATAGTGTCCGCACAGAAGGATCAGTTCTTCGGCCGTTACCAAATCGCGGACACGCGATTGGGTCAGCGTCTGCCCCTGCGGCGACATGTACAGTCGCAACGGCTCTGCGGCGCGGATGGTTTTGAGATGGTCCAGCGCGGCCCATACAGGCTGCGCCATCAGCACCATCCCGGCTCCACCTCCGTACGGCGAATCGTCAATGTTTCCATGCCGGTCCGTCGTGTAGTGCCGCAGATTATGAACCCAGATTTCCACCGCGCCCGACAGCAGCGCATTGCGCAGGATCGAGCTGTTGATCAGTCCGGAAAAAATTTCCGGAAAGCCGGTGAGAATGTCAATCGTCATCCGTTTCCGGCGACGGTTCAATCACTTCCGAACTCGCCAACTGGCGCCAGTTGAGGATTTCGATGGTCCTCTTTTCGGTGTTCACTGTACCCACCCATTCCTTGACGAAGGGCACCAGCAGCTCGTCCCCATCTTTCTCAAACTGCAGAATGTCCTGCGCTCCGGCCTGTATATCCTTCAGAGTTCCCAGCACAGTTCCGTCTTCCGCCACGCCCATGTAGCCGATAATGTCGGTCGTGTAGTAGACATCCTCGGGCAGCGTCCACGTCTCGGTATCGGGCACGCACACCTCCACGCCGCGCAATTGGTCGGCTTCATCCCGGGTGCGAATTTCCCGAAGCGTAAGCAGCAGTAGCGCATTCGCCCAGCGGAGGTTCTTCACGGTGCATTGAGCGAGCACAGTCTCACCGCGCAGCAGATACACTGTGCGCAGCGCTTCAAACCGTTCAGGAAAATCAGAGAGGGGCTCGAGTTTGAAGGTTCCCTGAAGCCCGTGCGCACCGACGATGACTCCAACTGTGCGAAGGTCTTCCGGGTTCATCCTCTGTCCTTTTCCGTTATCCTACTCGTGGTCGGCGGCCTGACCGTCCTCCAGATGCGGACGCGCCGGGTCAACGATTTCGAATCCGGCGCGCAGTCCCTGTCGCGCCGCGACGGCGATCACCAGAGTCCGGATGGACTTGGCGGTCTTCCCTTCCTTCCCAATGACCTGTCCGAGATCGCCATCACCGACATGGAGCCGGTACAGATGACGACCGCTTTCCTTCTCGACATGTTCGACGTGAACAGCATCCGGGTTGTCCACCAGGTGCTTGACTATGAAGCTGATGAACTGTTCCATAATCCGGGTCACCCTTGCGCTCTAACGTGGCAAAGATCAGGCAGAATGTGTAGTTGTTCAGGAAGTGGCGGCGCTCTCGGCGGAAGCCTTGCCTTTGCGCTTCAGCTTTTTCTGTTCCGCCCGTTGTGCCGTCCTCGCCGCCGCGGCCTCGCGCCACGTTGCCAGCGTCGCAGCAATCTTTTCGGGCGGCGTCTGCCGCTTCATGAGATCAAACCGGAGCAGGATGCCGCGCTGCGAAAGAAGGCTTCGCACCGTATCGGAAGGCACGGCGCCCTGGGTCAGCCACCGCAGCGCCTTTTCTTCGTTCACTTCGAACTGCGCGGGCTGCAGGTTAGGATGATACACGCCGATCTGATCCAAATAAGCGCCATCCCGGCGGTTCCGGGAGTCCATCACGACGATGCGATAGTGCGGCACTTTCTTACGTCCCGCGCGTGTGAGTCTGATGCGTACGGACACAACAGGTTCCTATGGTTAGTACACTATGATTCTTAATTCCCGCCGAGCACACGTCGAAGTTGACCCGGCCCCGCCTTGCGCAGCCGTTTCATCATCTGCACCATCTGCTCGTACTGCTGGATCAGGCGATTCACTTCCTGCACATTGCGCCCCGCTCCCAAAGCGATGCGGCGGCGGCGGCGTGCATTGAGGATCTGCGGACGCTCACGTTCCTCGGGAGTCATGGACAGAATGAGCGCTTCCATGTGCTTCAATCCGCGCTCGTCCACCTGCACGTCCTTGAGCTTCGCGCCCACGCCGGGAATCATCCCCAGCAGGCTCTGCAGCGATCCCATCTTCTTGAGTTGCTGCAACTGATCGAGAAAATCCGTCAGCGTGAATTCCGCGCGGCGGAGCTTCTCTTCTAACTTGGCGGTCTTTGCTTCGTCGGCGGTCGCCTGAGCCTTCTCGACGAACGACACGATGTCGCCCTTGCCCAGAATGCGTCCGGCCATCCGGTCGGGATGGAACGGCTCCAGCGCTTCGAGTTTTTCACCGACGGAGACGAACTTCAGCGGTTTGCCGGTGACGCTGCGGATGGAGATCGCCGCGCCACCGCGCGTATCGCCGTCCATCTTGGTGAGCACCGAACCGGTAAACTGCAGCCGGTCATGGAAGGCCTTGGCGGAATTCACCGCGTCCTGGCCGGTCATGCCGTCCGCCACAAACAAAATTTCGGTCGGCTTAACGAGCTTCTGGATCCGCTCCAGTTCATTCATCAGCTCGTCGTCCACGTGCAGACGGCCCGCGGTATCCAGGATGACCGGATCAAGGCTGATGCGCCGCGCGTGCTTCAGCGCCGCGTCACATACCTCCACCGAACTCTTGCTGTCGCCGCGAAACACCGGAACGCCGATGGACTCGCCCAGCACCTGCAACTGATCCTGCGCGGCAGGACGCTGCAAGTCCGCCGCTACGAGCAGCGGACGCTTGCCC from bacterium encodes the following:
- the rplS gene encoding 50S ribosomal protein L19; the protein is MNRISNWTQDDLRKDVPSFVPGDTVSVSVRVIEGDKERLQAFQGTVIGRHSGGLDETFTVRKISMGVGVERIFPLHSPSVARIEVMRKGRVRRAKLTYLRGLKGKKARIKEKARVIVPETTATAEAAK
- the trmD gene encoding tRNA (guanosine(37)-N1)-methyltransferase TrmD, which translates into the protein MTIDILTGFPEIFSGLINSSILRNALLSGAVEIWVHNLRHYTTDRHGNIDDSPYGGGAGMVLMAQPVWAALDHLKTIRAAEPLRLYMSPQGQTLTQSRVRDLVTAEELILLCGHYKDVDGRVFERDEWHEVSIGDYVLSGGEIPAAVLVDAMVRLLPGVISDPESADTDSFEDGLLDAPYYTRPEEINGRRVPEALLSGHHENIRRWRMDQRVGRTRERRPDLWNAWLAAHPEFEKDRRNHK
- the rimM gene encoding ribosome maturation factor RimM (Essential for efficient processing of 16S rRNA), whose protein sequence is MNPEDLRTVGVIVGAHGLQGTFKLEPLSDFPERFEALRTVYLLRGETVLAQCTVKNLRWANALLLLTLREIRTRDEADQLRGVEVCVPDTETWTLPEDVYYTTDIIGYMGVAEDGTVLGTLKDIQAGAQDILQFEKDGDELLVPFVKEWVGTVNTEKRTIEILNWRQLASSEVIEPSPETDDD
- a CDS encoding KH domain-containing protein, with product MTRIMEQFISFIVKHLVDNPDAVHVEHVEKESGRHLYRLHVGDGDLGQVIGKEGKTAKSIRTLVIAVAARQGLRAGFEIVDPARPHLEDGQAADHE
- the rpsP gene encoding 30S ribosomal protein S16, with protein sequence MSVRIRLTRAGRKKVPHYRIVVMDSRNRRDGAYLDQIGVYHPNLQPAQFEVNEEKALRWLTQGAVPSDTVRSLLSQRGILLRFDLMKRQTPPEKIAATLATWREAAAARTAQRAEQKKLKRKGKASAESAATS
- the ffh gene encoding signal recognition particle protein; its protein translation is MFDDLTSRLDQVFRNLRGIGKISESNIHESLQEIRRVLLDADVNVQVVRDFLAHVEEKAVGQEVVKAVMPAQLIVKIVYDELVVLLGEKESRLVTASQPPTVYMVVGLQGSGKTTFCAKLARHLKTKGKRPLLVAADLQRPAAQDQLQVLGESIGVPVFRGDSKSSVEVCDAALKHARRISLDPVILDTAGRLHVDDELMNELERIQKLVKPTEILFVADGMTGQDAVNSAKAFHDRLQFTGSVLTKMDGDTRGGAAISIRSVTGKPLKFVSVGEKLEALEPFHPDRMAGRILGKGDIVSFVEKAQATADEAKTAKLEEKLRRAEFTLTDFLDQLQQLKKMGSLQSLLGMIPGVGAKLKDVQVDERGLKHMEALILSMTPEERERPQILNARRRRRIALGAGRNVQEVNRLIQQYEQMVQMMKRLRKAGPGQLRRVLGGN